The nucleotide sequence CGGGGAGGTGCGCGGCGGCTGCGCCGCCGCGCACCTCCCCTTAGAAAGTCGCCCCCTCCCAACAAAGTTGGGAGGGGGTCGGGGGGAGGGCAACGCCGCTTACTTGTCGAGCCAGCGTGCGTGACAAGCACCAGAGGGCCAAGTTCATGGCAAGCCGGCATTGGACAGTACGCGTCCAAAGCCAAATTGAGAATTGCTGCGGTCAATCGATGATTCGTGCATCGATTTGCCCGCATGGTATAATCCTAGATAATACCGGATCAAGGATGAATGGGGATGCAAGTCAATTTCGGGCTGTTGTTGCAGATTATGATCGCGCTGATTGGCGCGTATATCGTCGCGTTTACGGCGGCGCTGATCATCTGGACCTTCCGCGATATTCGCTCGCGTTCGCGCGACATCTTCGCGCAACTGCTGGCGACGCTCATGGTGGCGATCTTCAACCTGCCGGGGCTGTTCCTGTATTACATCCTGCGGCCGAAAGAGACGCTGGCCGATGCGTACGAGCGCGAACTGGCCGAAGAAGCGCTGCTGCAGGACATCGAGGAGAAGCAGGCGTGCCCGTCGTGCCACCACGTCATCATGCCGGACTACCAGGTCTGCCCGCACTGCCACACCCGCCTGAAGAAAGAGTGCCAGAACTGCAAGAAGCTGCTGCATCTGAAGTGGAACCTGTGCCCGTACTGCGGCCACGTGCCGAGCGAACTGGCGATCTCGACGCCGACGACCAGCACGAAGCTGGCGCCGCCCGAACCGCTGACGATCGAGCGCGGCGCGTAACGAGATAAAACACGCGGGGCCGGTGATGAACCGGCCCCGTTTTGAATACTGCGACCATGCAGGTGACGGCGCATGGAGGGTGATCAATGGATCTGGTCAATGTAACAGTTACGTTGCCCCGTGATGTGTTCTCGGCGCTACGGCAAGACCCAGACCATTTTGTGGCCGAAATGCGGTTGGCCGCGGCCGTGAAATGGTACGAAATGCGCTTGGTATCCCAGGCGAAAGCCGCCGAGATCGCGGGATTGCCTCGCGCCGGTTTCATCGATGCGTTGGGGCGTTTCAGCGTAACGCCGTTCCAGTACGATGCCGATGATATCATCGAGGAAGTCCGCATTGAGTGAGGACTGGGTTGTCAATTCGTCGCCCTTGATTGCGCTCGCACGAATCGGGCAGACGCGCCTATTAGGCCAACTTGCCCGGAAGGCCATCATTCCGCGCGCTGTGGCACGGGAGATCGAGGCAGGCGCAACCGACGACCCGGCGCGACTGGCGCTGGCAGCCGGCGAGCTTGAAATCGTGGAGTCCCCGCCACTGGAGCCTGAACTGATAGCGTGGGACCTGGGCGCGGGCGAAACCGCTGTGCTGGCGCTAGCTCTGCAAGACCAGCGATGGACGGCGATCATTGATGATGCTCAAGCGCGGCGCTGTGCGCGCAGCCTGTCGGTGCCGGTCAAAGGCACACTCGCGGTGATCATTCTGGCCAAACAGCGCGGATTCATCACATCCGCTGCCGCACTTTTGCGGGAACTGCGCCGCGCGGGCTTTCGGCTCGATGACAGAACAATACGCCAGGCGTTGGCCCACACTACTGGCGAGTCGTGGGATGATTAATGGAACGCGTTATGCGATGCAGGGGCCGATGATGAACCGACCCCGTTTCGTTTTGCCTGAAATCACGCTCGCCGCGTTCAACTACATATCCCGCGCAGCCGCCTGCGCCAAATCCCATAAACGGCGATATTCCGCGCGGACGCTGGCGTCCAGCCGCTCGTCGAAATCCGCAGGTAGCTGCAGCGCCTCGATCAGACGCTGCACGTCGCCCAGGTCGCGCAGTGCGCGGTGCGGTGCGGAGAGCCCCGAAGCCAGTTTCAGCTCAATCAGCTTCTCCAGCTCGATCAACCGGATGCCATCGCGCTCCAGGCTGGCATCCGATGGTCGCGGGAACACAACCGGTTTGGGCTTGCCGTCGCCCGGATACTCGCCAGTCGTCACAATTTCGATCTTGACGCCCGTCGCGGTATCACGAAATGCCCTGGTAGCGCCTGGAAACGCGGGACGATAGCCGCGCCCGACGAGCCGTTCGTTGAAGGCCGCCAGCGCCTCGCGGGTGAGCAGCACGTCGACATCCTCGGTAAAACGGCGCACACCATGGGCAACCAGCGCCATCCCACCAATCAGCGCATATTCGATACCTTCCTCGCGCAGGCGCAAGGCCAACTGCCGGAGCGTGACGTAAATTGCGCCCTCTTGCATGAAGAATTCACTCCCTTCACGGAAGTCTTCCCAGATCGAGCGTTTTTGCGCCTGCGCGGCAGGCAACGGAACAACAGTGCTCATGCGGTTATTATAACGCCAATGGCAGGCGTACCCGCTCGCCGTCGTTCGCGGCGCTGCGGTACACCGCCTCGACCAGTTCGATCGCGCGGTAGCCGTCGTCCGCGTTGACGGCGGGCGGCGTGCCGTTCAGGATCGAATCCACGAACAGGCGATCCTCCTCGAGGTAACCCCATTTCTGCGGCAGCGGCAGTTGGTAGAAGTCGTGCGTGATTACGTCTTCGGCCAGCCGCACCGAATGCGTCACCTTCTCCATCTCCTGCGTCACGATCTGCGCGTGCGCGCCGTAGAGCTCGATCATCTCGAACGGGAACGCCCAGGTCGTGTGCGCGCACGAGGCGAACGTCGCAAATTGCCCGCCGGCGAACGAGAGCAGCATCGTGAAGTTGTCGATCTCGCCATAGACGCGCGCCGCGCCGCGGCACTCGATCTCCGTGATCTCGCCGATCAGCCAGCGCGCCATGTCGAGCAGGTGCACGGTCGTCTCATACAGGAAGCCGCCCGTCACCGCTTTGTCCCCGACCCACGGCGGGTTCTGCAGTTCGCCACGATTCATTTTGATGTGCGCCGAAGTCACCGTGAAGCCCTGCGCCAGCGCGCGCTTGCAGTACTGGTAGACCGGCGCGAAGCGGCGGTTGTGCCCGACCTGATAGATGCCCTTGGCCTTCTGCGCCGCCGCGCGGATCTGGCGCGCATCGGGCAGGGTCGTCGCCATCGGCTTTTCGCTGAAGACGTGCAGGCCCGCGTCCAGCGCGGCCAGCACCGCCTCGGTGTGCATGGTGTTTGGCGTCGTCACATAGACGGCGTCCACCCCCGCGCCAAGCAGTTCGCGCGCCGAACTGAAGGCGCGCGCCTGCGCGCTGTGCGCCAGCGCATCCGCTTTCTCGCGCGCGGCGTCGGCCACCGCCACGATCTTAACGCGCGGGTCGGCGGCCAGCAGCTTCGCGTGGGTGCCGCCCATATAGCCGCACCCGATAATCCCGATGTTGAGAGTCATATCGCTCCTATAACGGTGGTTCGTCGCCGCCATCGTCGTCCGGCGGCTCGCTGTCCGCAGGCCGGTGAAGGCGCGCCCATTCAATGTAGTCCGCAATCGCCGGCTCCATGCCGACGTCGTGCCGGGCCTGCTCCGACATGAACCATTTGTGCTCCAGCACCTCGCAGTACAGTTCCGGCACGTCGCTATGACTGTCGATCAGCGGCGCCAGCTTGCGCACCGTCGGGCTGTAGACCTCCTCCAGCCAGCGGTATGCGGCGTTGCTCAGCGGCACGCTGCGGTTCAACTCGCGCTGCAGCGATGCGCGGTATTCATAGATGTCGTTGAGGATGTGCTTGGCTTGCACATCGGTTGCGCGGATGGCGGTCAGCCTGTGCAACTGGCGCGCATGGTAGTTGCGGTCGGCGACGATCGCGCGCAGCTTGAGCTGGCTGCCGTCGGCGGTCGGCAGCAGTTCGATCTCGTCCACCCAGAAGCCGAGGTTGTTCAGCGCGCGCACTCGTTCGCGGATGCGGTAGCGTTCCGTCGGCGCGATCACTTCCTCGCGCGTGATCTCCTTCCATAACTGCTCGTAGCGCTGGATGATCCGCCGGCCGGTATCATACACGTCGAGATCCTCGGCGCGCTCCATCAGCGCGGCGAGATCGCCCAGTTCGCCGCTGACGTTCTCTTCCATGATCATCAAATCGGTCTGACGCTGGCCCTTGGAGAGCGTCTCGTGCATCTCGGAGGTTTCGGCGTCCACGACGTACGCTTGCAGCGCGTCGGCGTCGCGGCGGAAGAGCGTGTTGGAGAGCGAGCAGTCGCCCCAATAGAAGCCGGCCAGGTGCAGGCGCACCAGCAGCCCGGCGATAGTGCCGAGCAGGCGGTTGCGGTAACGCGCCAGGCCGGGGCGCATGAACAGCAGGCGGTACGGCAGCGAGCCATCGAGGTAGCGCGTGATCAGCACGCTGGCCGCTTCGCCGTCCTCGGTGTGGCGCACGTGGGCGTGGCCGACGGGGCTGACGACCGGCAGGCGCGCCGACTCCATCGCGCGCAGCGTCTGGTACTCGCGCTCGGCGATGTCAGGCGGCAGTTCCTTGACGGCGTAGATCGCATCGTCGTAGTTCACGAAGACGACCTCATGCCGCGAGATGCCGCGCTGGACCTGCACCAGCCGCGCGGTGTACGCCGGCCATTCGGCCAGCGGCGCGTGCCACGGCAGGTCGAGGAAGTCGGGCGCACCGGGCCGCACCCGCAGGTCGAGCAGCGCAGAAGGCGCGGAGTTGGTCATGGGAGTATTGTAGCGCAGGGGACGGGTTTCAGGGAACAGGGATCGGGGCTCAGGGAACAGGCAGAAGCGTTCGGAACACGAACAACTCGAAAACACACAAGACCCGCGAAAGAGCATGTTCCATTCGCGGGGTTTGCATTGTGTGGCAGGAGGCCCGAACTGCACCCTTCGACAGGCTCAGGGTGCGTATCGCCCCGACCAAAGCGAGCCATGAGAGATCTCTGCCCCTGAGCCCCGATCCCTGATCCCTGCTCCCCGATCCCTGTCGCTACTTCCACACCTGCTCGAACACCCGCATAAAGTTCTCGCCCAGGATGCCGCGCACGTCGCGCTCGCTGTAGCCGCGCTTCTGCAGGCGCGCGATCACGTTCACGATCTCCGGATACGCGCTGAAGCCGCGCACCGCGCGCAGCGGCGAGCGCACGTTCGAGGTGACGTAGGTCTGGTACTCGTCCCACACGCCGCCGAAGTAGTCCGGCGCACCCCATGGATCGTGTTTGTGGTCGGGGTAGGTGCCGAGGCTGCTGTCGGTGCCGATGCCGATGTGGTCGCTGTTGCCGAGCAGTTGCGCGATGTAGTCGATCGCCCCGACGAAGTCGTCAACCGTCGGGCGCGTACGGCTGCCGGCCTTCATCACCAGCGGGCCCCACGACACCGCGCCGATCACGCCGCCCTTGGCGGCGCACGCCTTGATCTGCTCGTCATCGATGTTGCGCGCATTGTCCACGATGCCGCGCGGGTTGCTGTGGCTGAACACGCACGGCAGGTGGCTGCGCTCGATCATCTCCAGGCTGGA is from Chloroflexota bacterium and encodes:
- a CDS encoding zinc ribbon domain-containing protein, whose amino-acid sequence is MQVNFGLLLQIMIALIGAYIVAFTAALIIWTFRDIRSRSRDIFAQLLATLMVAIFNLPGLFLYYILRPKETLADAYERELAEEALLQDIEEKQACPSCHHVIMPDYQVCPHCHTRLKKECQNCKKLLHLKWNLCPYCGHVPSELAISTPTTSTKLAPPEPLTIERGA
- a CDS encoding UPF0175 family protein, with translation MDLVNVTVTLPRDVFSALRQDPDHFVAEMRLAAAVKWYEMRLVSQAKAAEIAGLPRAGFIDALGRFSVTPFQYDADDIIEEVRIE
- a CDS encoding DUF3368 domain-containing protein gives rise to the protein MSEDWVVNSSPLIALARIGQTRLLGQLARKAIIPRAVAREIEAGATDDPARLALAAGELEIVESPPLEPELIAWDLGAGETAVLALALQDQRWTAIIDDAQARRCARSLSVPVKGTLAVIILAKQRGFITSAAALLRELRRAGFRLDDRTIRQALAHTTGESWDD
- a CDS encoding nucleotidyl transferase AbiEii/AbiGii toxin family protein codes for the protein MSTVVPLPAAQAQKRSIWEDFREGSEFFMQEGAIYVTLRQLALRLREEGIEYALIGGMALVAHGVRRFTEDVDVLLTREALAAFNERLVGRGYRPAFPGATRAFRDTATGVKIEIVTTGEYPGDGKPKPVVFPRPSDASLERDGIRLIELEKLIELKLASGLSAPHRALRDLGDVQRLIEALQLPADFDERLDASVRAEYRRLWDLAQAAARDM
- a CDS encoding Gfo/Idh/MocA family oxidoreductase gives rise to the protein MTLNIGIIGCGYMGGTHAKLLAADPRVKIVAVADAAREKADALAHSAQARAFSSARELLGAGVDAVYVTTPNTMHTEAVLAALDAGLHVFSEKPMATTLPDARQIRAAAQKAKGIYQVGHNRRFAPVYQYCKRALAQGFTVTSAHIKMNRGELQNPPWVGDKAVTGGFLYETTVHLLDMARWLIGEITEIECRGAARVYGEIDNFTMLLSFAGGQFATFASCAHTTWAFPFEMIELYGAHAQIVTQEMEKVTHSVRLAEDVITHDFYQLPLPQKWGYLEEDRLFVDSILNGTPPAVNADDGYRAIELVEAVYRSAANDGERVRLPLAL
- a CDS encoding DUF4032 domain-containing protein, encoding MTNSAPSALLDLRVRPGAPDFLDLPWHAPLAEWPAYTARLVQVQRGISRHEVVFVNYDDAIYAVKELPPDIAEREYQTLRAMESARLPVVSPVGHAHVRHTEDGEAASVLITRYLDGSLPYRLLFMRPGLARYRNRLLGTIAGLLVRLHLAGFYWGDCSLSNTLFRRDADALQAYVVDAETSEMHETLSKGQRQTDLMIMEENVSGELGDLAALMERAEDLDVYDTGRRIIQRYEQLWKEITREEVIAPTERYRIRERVRALNNLGFWVDEIELLPTADGSQLKLRAIVADRNYHARQLHRLTAIRATDVQAKHILNDIYEYRASLQRELNRSVPLSNAAYRWLEEVYSPTVRKLAPLIDSHSDVPELYCEVLEHKWFMSEQARHDVGMEPAIADYIEWARLHRPADSEPPDDDGGDEPPL
- a CDS encoding membrane dipeptidase: MTTEQPERPNKGFHPLLEQDIPYLFVDTCMQWWPDADTPNAHRHGVTAYAATAWDPNVTVDVALEGLMYFHLLARQNANVLIATSAADIRRAKAEGKAAIILAAQDGDFIGNKLHRVEAFYRLGLRMMLPAYNASNLICGGALDRADSGLTKFGELVVDECNRVGLLLDGTHIGRRSSLEMIERSHLPCVFSHSNPRGIVDNARNIDDEQIKACAAKGGVIGAVSWGPLVMKAGSRTRPTVDDFVGAIDYIAQLLGNSDHIGIGTDSSLGTYPDHKHDPWGAPDYFGGVWDEYQTYVTSNVRSPLRAVRGFSAYPEIVNVIARLQKRGYSERDVRGILGENFMRVFEQVWK